A window from Macaca nemestrina isolate mMacNem1 chromosome 8, mMacNem.hap1, whole genome shotgun sequence encodes these proteins:
- the LOC105481958 gene encoding testis-expressed protein 15 isoform X1, with protein sequence MATNKMEMKETAKQNILWQMSSTSEPMLNTREVNPLKKFTIPKIRRTAEKVYLSPCYTNSREYSFIHDTLNQCRLDVSCDLQSLWQFGDTKLVHNEELEKNFTAKRSEMRESGRHCRELEEHFCFLALPQSDVAQIYQNGISTRASTLKILGNPLLGIYMFRHVDIALNYSHSRSITVESILIFKVLFGKVKKIQPSVDKNKVSLDPSPNFDCHMSRNAPSLKDTIELQAYSSAVYFYEYSVLSKPVDKPRQCLPYAVVTVKFLGSKVDNGYLMTSLRFLSTGFPKRAERTCSLNNCTVAKRIGKGKDATVIFEHFKKPVDPFIQENCLCNVLNSEINPSNSHISNSYGNVQNGNISIPETYNGQAEHNLAEIRDTSQVLAHDSDLPLMPSDAKESVNGDLLLNWTSLKNILSSLNAAFPLPNNTGSSTVTTSKFIKDPRLMRREESMGEKSNTAGLNEILQFEKSLDNVNSEIKSTPSNSASSSEVVPGDCAVLTNCLDAPCFKTCVNDSQSWAHNTGSEDYDCVPPNKVTMAGQCKDQGNFSFPISVSNVVSEVENQNHSEEKVQRAQQELGNAYKKEYNSRISQESQSSDLKTIYQTGHQMSTIFPLKKKVSIDEYLQNTGKMKNFTDLKDNSKHEEKQTSWKEIDNDFTNETKISPMDNYIVLHQEYKESESHNSFEKSCGKILITQELEIPKSSTSTIKDKDELDHLALEWQITPSLESLSQKHPQHSVEYEDNIHTSLAISQKLMELKLGKINANCASIITEAFPKPKDIPEAKEMLIDTVISSYNIETAHDNSNCSITRKHICVHRKNENEPVSLEDIQRDYKESAYVEDRGQDHSLFCNSQLNDICLNVNFKEQRDNYKESQNEAKENNASSVENNIENIYGDKKQDSHTNENFSYIDEKEEKNYNNIEILSSEEFSATFNLICREKYVSAATALLESEEDTISAMKQKDTENTGRSVEHLASTAFPEIASSSVCVASNAAVQIASATMPVLSISNDEHQIYQFKETCSSESPDFGLLVKHRVSDCEIDKDKNKSQESFHQSINENLVLQSIELESEIEIELEDCDDAFIFQQDTNSHENMLCEEFVTSYKALKSRISWEGILALDNGEMEVLESTTGRENSDQHYSKESNYFYSSTQSSETELPSPILLPDLQIRITNIFRPGFSPTVDSLALKDNFCTHVTEATKPEINKEDGEILGFDIYSQPSGENSDYPCEDKVDNIRQESGPMSKSEISLSFDLSHNTDVNHRSKNQNSESLSSEPSNVTTVDNGSTCFFTKSKTDYNDTKNKKEVESRISKRKLHTSSRDQNIHKDLRQHKIYGRKRRLTSQDSSECFSSLSQGRIKTFSQSEKHIKSVLNILSGEASLCKSKCLSKKLDKAVTHLKKAHRRVHTSLQLITKVGEKRKGPLPKSYAIICNNFWESCDLQDYSSVSRRKYYSTKHFLSKRKYDKRRKKRAPKADISKSLTYVSKHKSYNTSGEKQCLSRKSMASGVSKSHPTIHVGEFHNQEHPESQLPISSTSQSTSQSVYYNSSVSNPSLSEEHQPFSGKTGCLFSPDHSDEKLIEKENQIDTKFLSSTSKYEKLEKHSANHNVKDTTKENSCEANQVINESNSISLSCIKENINYSTGNDYDATCIGCTKVKTDVLISVLDSNVKHFLNDLYQQENLTLSDYKRNLEVKWTAPIERCKQSIITGNFLMDPLNLTLIASKKYSIPQLSASAVTDSEGESSKSYLDKQRILTIDSFAASTTIPCREQSCRGKELLKTEQCSSGNCLHTDGNETNVTENYELDIASVTEESRSYGENIVKLSSSDSSLLLKDNVKGSSSETCIAKKDTEDRIMWKVKQVEKAKDSVYKSSMTEGSAVNTEYKNQNNQISEESCLNEKIIKTNLIDSHLSTKNNTTESVSLKNTVSNPLNKREKAEIKVTNDSQSDLTLHSEIAYISKPGILGVNHTPILPAHSETCKVTTLLKKPASYMSELKEKHCSANHTAFIANLSQILQRADEASSLQILQEETKVCLNILPLFVEAFERKQECSVEQILISRELLVDQNLWNNCKHTLKPSAVDTLVELQMMMETIQFIENKKRRLEGEPTFRSLLWYDETLYAELLGKPRGFQQQSNFYPGFQGRLKYNAFCELQTYHDQLVELLEETKREKNSYYVFLKYKRQVNECEAIMEHCSDCFDFSLSVPFTCGVNFGDNLEDLEILRKSTLKLISACEDSPKVHSYPGKQDHLWIIIEMISSKVNFIKSNEAVCIKISLYGLEHIFFDAAKNLVWKEKTQSFSKKYSQKEDKERLLRVNKCAFSKLQKIYDTLSKDLNNEPISPVGLEEDTIIASRKSDHPINKATIGIENSKFSSSLLTHPDIYCISEILDQAEFADLKKLQDLTLRCTDHLEILKKYFQMLQDDNMDNIFITEENVLDVVKNHSHEAILLKPEAIEMYIEIVMVSETIHFLKNSIAKKLDKQRFRGMLWFDLSLLPELVQCQEKMTSFSFLKDNSTDVCLWKVIESAISELKKDLDIIYKYDEAVNRSYAIHLLSRELQELSEIKKLLKNSKYFISTYIDFVPYITSINYGSTMMELEYNYNQFSTLLKNVMSAPRKDLGKMAHIMKVMKTIEHMKIICAKNAELTISFFLCHMLYNGRKILQLKRKEKMNIHVVKPGGNNNKFGISMMVPPISECINKNISNSSKKRPSTVDKCEDSQEQQKNTTISSCKKLKVDMKGVTKINRENATFKHPRTTGSHPQSENKIVSSSSNNLKRNHLTSKKVEMQRSLPGSLLPLENPKDTCTSKSESKIDLTVSSDAPDHFTGKQENLNSMRKRNVNFSAVETKSDEKDCAAFAICDQKSTHGTFSPGHEILLQKCLKNSPDPSQNSCLSDINPETDVSLVPDASVLSKPIFCLVKDIHTDLEMNDTVFELQDDDTVNSSIKNSSCMTSPEPICIQNKIPALQINKLEPAETESEDKYMKNTLNPNTVHTFGASGHITLNVNQGAEYSLSEQQNDKTSKVLMQNAATYWNELPQSACTPTYNSSEHLFGTSYPYSAWCVYHYSSSNGNGITQTYQGITSYELQSPPSGLLTTVASGQGAQCAQGAHSNLLYSQYFTYFAGEPQANGFVPVNGYFQSHIPAYNFQQPVFSQYASHQPLPQTTYPYLPNRDVPPEVPWVYAPWHQESFHPQH encoded by the exons TTTACTTGTCACCTTGTTACACCAATAGTAGAGAGTATAGTTTTATACATGATACTCTTAACCAGTGCAGGCTTGATGTAAGCTGTGATCTGCAGTCATTATGGCAGTTTGGGGATACAAAACTGGTTCACAATGAGGAGCTGGAAAAAAATTTTACTGCTAAGAG GTCAGAGATGCGTGAAAGTGGAAGACATTGCAGAGAACTTGAAGAACATTTCTGCTTTTTAGCACTTCCGCAGAGTGATGTAGCCCAGATATATCAGAATGGAATAAGTACCAGAGCATCTACATTGAAGATACTAGGAAATCCTCTTCTTGGAATTTATATGTTTAGACATGTTGATATTGCCTTGAATTATTCTCATAGTCGAAGCATTACTGtagaaagtattttaatttttaag gttctcTTTGGAAAAGTGAAGAAAATCCAGCCTTCTGTggataaaaataaagtttctttgGATCCTTCTCCTAACTTTGATTGCCATATGTCAAGAAATGCACCTTCTTTGAAAGATACCATTGAACTGCAAGCCTACAGTTCAGCA GTGTACTTCTATGAATATAGTGTCCTTTCAAAGCCTGTAGATAAACCTAGGCAATGTCTTCCATATGCTGTAGTAACAGTAAAATTTCTTGGTTCAAAAGTAGATAATGGATATCTTATGACATCTTTGAGATTCCTCTCAACAGGATTTCCTAAGAGAGCTG AAAGAACATGCTCTCTGAATAACTGTACAGTGGCCAAAAGAattggaaaaggaaaagatgCTACTGTCATCTTTGAGCATTTCAAGAAACCTGTAGAtccatttattcaagaaaactgTTTATGCAATGTACTAAATTCAGAGATAAATCCTTCCAACTCACATATTTCTAACTCCTATGGAAATGtacaaaatggaaacatttctATACCTGAAACATACAATGGACAGGCAGAGCACAATTTAGCAGAAATTAGAGACACTTCTCAAGTACTTGCACATGATTCAGACCTTCCACTTATGCCCAGTGATGCCAAAGAAAGTGTTAATGGTGACCTTTTGTTAAATTGGACaagtcttaaaaatattttaagtagtcTTAATGCTGCTTTTCCTCTTCCCAACAATACTGGCTCAAGCACAGTTACTACTTCAAAATTCATCAAAGACCCAAGACTGATGAGGAGAGAAGAAAGTATGGGAGAAAAGAGTAATACTGCAGGCTTAAATGAGATTTTGCAGTTTGAGAAGAGTTTAGATAAtgttaattcagaaataaaatcaacaCCATCTAATTCTGCCTCCTCCTCAGAAGTTGTCCCTGGTGATTGTGCTGTTCTTACTAATTGTTTGGATGCCCCTTGCTTTAAAACTTGTGTTAATGATTCACAATCTTGGGCTCACAACACAGGCTCTGAGGACTATGACTGCGTACCTCCCAATAAAGTTACCATGGCCGGGCAATGTAAGGACCAAGGCAATTTTTCCTTCCCAATTTCTGTGTCAAATGTAGTGTCAGAGGTTGAGAACCAAAATCACAGTGAGGAGAAGGTTCAGAGAGCCCAACAGGAGTTGGGTAATGCTTATAAAAAAGAGTATAATAGTCGTATTTCTCAGGAATCGCAGTCTTCTGATTTAAAAACCATTTATCAGACTGGTCACCAAATGTCTACAATTTTTCCACTCAAAAAGAAAGTAAGCATTGATGAATACCTTCAAAATACTGGAAAGATGAAAAACTTCACTGACCTGAAGGACAATTCCAAACATGAAGAAAAGCAAACTTCGTGGAAAGAAATTGATAATGATTTCactaatgaaacaaaaatcaGTCCAATGGATAATTACATTGTTTTGCACCAAGAATACAAAGAGAGTGAGAGTCATAATTCTTTCGAGAAAAGCTGtggtaaaatattaattactcAAGAGTTAGAAATACCAAAATCTTCTACATCTACCATAAAGGATAAGGATGAACTAGATCATCTAGCATTGGAATGGCAAATTACTCCAAGTTTAGAGAGCCTGTCACAAAAGCATCCTCAGCACTCTGTGGAGTATGAGGATAACATTCACACAAGTTTAGCCATTTCTCAAAAGCTAATGGAACTGAAATTggggaaaataaatgcaaattgtgCTAGCATTATAACTGAAGCTTTCCCGAAACCAAAAGACATACCCGAGGCCAAAGAAATGCTCATTGATACAGTTATTTCCTCTTATAACATAGAAACAGCTCATGACAATTCAAATTGCAGCATAACTAGAAAACATATATGTGTCcacaggaaaaatgaaaatgaaccagTGTCATTAGAGGACATTCAGAGAGACTATAAAGAATCTGCTTATGTTGAAGATAGGGGTCAGGATCACAGTCTGTTCTGTAACTCACAGTTAAACGATATATGCCTGAATgttaatttcaaagaacaaagagaTAATTATAAAGAAAGCCAAAATGAGGCTAAAGAGAATAATGCTTCATCTGTAGAAAACAACATAGAGAATATATATGGAGACAAAAAGCAGGATTCTCATACAAATGAAAATTTCAGCTATATAgatgaaaaggaggagaaaaattaCAACAATATAGAAATTTTGAGTTCTGAAGAATTTTCTGCTACATTTAACTTGATTTGCAGAGAAAAATATGTGTCAGCAGCAACTGCATTATTAGAGAGTGAAGAAGATACCATTAGTGCCATGAAACAAAAAGATACTGAAAATACTGGAAGAAGTGTAGAGCATTTGGCTTCCACAGCGTTTCCCGAAATTGCAAGTTCTTCAGTGTGTGTAGCCTCAAATGCTGCAGTACAGATAGCTAGTGCTACTATGCCTGTATTAAGCATAAGTAATGACGAACACCAAATATACCAGTTTAAAGAAACTTGTTCTTCTGAAAGTCCAGATTTTGGTTTGTTAGTAAAACATAGGGTTTCCGATTGTGAAATTgataaggataaaaataaatcacaagaaTCTTTTCATCAATCAATAAATGAGAACTTAGTTCTTCAAAGCATTGAATTGGAAAGTGAAATTGAAATAGAATTAGAAGATTGTGATGATGCTTTTATATTTCAACAAGATACAAACAGCCATGAAAACATGCTTTGTGAGGAATTTGTGACCTCATATAAGGCTCTGAAGTCTCGTATCAGTTGGGAAGGTATATTAGCACTCGATAATGGGGAGATGGAAGTTTTGGAAAGCACCACAGGAAGGGAAAATAGTGATCAGCATTATTCTAAGGAAAGTAACTATTTTTATTCCTCTACACAAAGCAGTGAAACGGAGCTTCCCAGCCCAATTTTACTTCCAGATCTACAAATTAGAATTACTAATATATTTAGGCCAGGATTCAGCCCGACAGTTGACTCCCTTGCATTGAAAGATAATTTCTGCACACATGTAACTGAAGCcacaaaaccagaaataaataagGAAGATGGAGAAattctaggatttgacatttatTCCCAGCCTTCTGGTGAAAATTCGGATTATCCATGTGAAGATAAAGTTGATAATATAAGGCAAGAATCAGGACCAATGAGTAAATCTGAAATCTCCCTTTCTTTTGACTTGAGTCATAATACAGATGTGAATCATAggtctaaaaatcaaaacagtgaaTCTTTGTCTAGTGAACCTTCTAATGTCACAACAGTAGATAATGGAAGCACATGTTTctttacaaaatcaaaaactgACTATAAtgataccaaaaataaaaaggaggtaGAATCAAGAATTAGCAAAAGGAAGCTACATACGTCTTCCAGGGATCAGAACATACATAAAGATTTAAGACAACATAAAATTTATGGGAGAAAGAGGAGGCTAACCAGTCAAGACTCATCTGAGTGTTTTTCTTCATTATCCCAAGGAcgaattaaaacattttcacagtCAGAAAAGCACATTAAGAGTGTCCTAAATATCCTAAGTGGTGAAGCATCTTTATGCAAAAGCAAATGTCTTTCCAAAAAACTAGACAAAGCAGTTACTCACTTAAAAAAAGCTCATAGAAGAGTTCACACATCTTTGCAGCTTATAACTAAagtaggagaaaaaagaaagggcccATTACCAAAATCATATGCAATAATATGCAATAATTTCTGGGAAAGTTGTGACCTTCAAGATTATAGTTCTGTGTCTCgaagaaaatattattctacTAAGCATTTtttgtcaaaaagaaaatatgacaaacGGAGAAAGAAAAGAGCTCCAAAAGCTGATATTTCTAAATCGTTAACCTATGTGTCAAAGCACAAGTCTTACAATACAAGTGGAGAGAAACAATGCCTTTCTAGGAAAAGTATGGCTAGCGGTGTCTCAAAAAGTCACCCCACTATTCACGTGGGAGAATTTCATAATCAGGAACATCCTGAATCACAGTTGCCTATATCTTCCACATCCCAAAGTACAAGTCAGTCAGTTTATTATAATAGCAGTGTAAGCAATCCAAGTTTATCAGAAGAACATCAGCCCTTTTCTGGAAAAACTGGATGTCTGTTTTCCCCAGATCACTCAGATGAGAAactaattgaaaaagaaaatcaaattgaTACAAAGTTTTTATCTAGCACTAGTAAATATGAAAAGCTTGAAAAACATTCAGCAAATCATAATGTTAAAGATACAACTAAAGAAAACAGTTGTGAGGCTAATCAAGTAATAAATGAAAGTAATTCCATATCTTTAAGttgcataaaagaaaatataaattatagtaCAGGCAACGATTATGATGCAACTTGCATAGGTTGCACAAAGGTGAAAACTGATGTACTTATTTCAGTGTTAGATTCAAATGTGAAGCACTTTTTAAATGATCTCTACCAACAAGAAAACCTTACTTTATCTGATTATAAAAGAAACCTGGAAGTAAAGTGGACAGCTCCTATCGAAAGATGCAAGCAAAGCATTATTACAGGAAACTTCCTTATGGACCCATTAAACCTAACTTTGATAGCAAGTAAAAAGTACAGTATTCCTCAGTTATCAGCCTCTGCAGTGACAGATAGTGAGGGAGAATCTTCAAAATCTTACTTGGATAAGCAGAGAATTCTTACTATAGATTCTTTTGCAGCATCCACTACTATACCATGCCGTGAGCAGAGCTGTAGAGGAAAAGAGCTTCTTAAGACGGAACAGTGCTCTTCAGGTAATTGCCTCCATACAGATGGGAATGAAACAAATGTCACTGAGAATTATGAGTTGGATATAGCATCAGTAACTGAAGAAAGTAGAAGTTATGGGGAAAATATAGTGAAATTATCTTCCAGTGATagttctctgcttttaaaagataatgtaaAAGGCTCCTCTTCAGAAACATGTATTGCGAAGAAAGACACTGAGGACAGAATAATGTGGAAAGTTAAACAAGTGGAAAAAGCAAAAGATTCTGTTTACAAAAGTAGCATGACTGAAGGATCAGCTGTTAATACTGagtacaaaaatcaaaataatcagATCTCAGAAGAATCCTgcttaaatgagaaaattattaaaactaatttGATTGATTCCCATCTAAGCACTAAAAATAATACTACTGAGTCAGTCTCTTTGAAGAACACAGTTTCTAATCCGCTTAACAAAAGAGAGAAGGCGGAAATTAAAGTTACTAATGACTCGCAGTCTGACTTGACATTACATTCAGAAATAGCCTATATTTCCAAACCAGGGATTCTAGGAGTTAATCATACACCTATTTTACCTGCCCACTCTGAAACTTGTAAAGTCACTACTCTTCTGAAGAAACCTGCATCATACATGAGTgaacttaaagaaaaacattgcTCAGCTAATCATACGGCCTTTATAGCTAATCTGTCTCAAATTTTGCAGAGGGCAGATGAAGCATcatctttgcagattctacaggAAGAAACTAAGGTTTGTCTAAATATTCTCCCTTTATTTGTGGAagcttttgaaagaaaacaagaatgttCAGTTGAACAAATCCTGATTTCAAGAGAACTGTTGGTAgaccaaaacctatggaataatTGCAAACACACATTAAAACCATCTGCTGTTGACACTTTGGTAGAACTTCAAATGATGATGGAAACAATTCAAttcattgaaaacaaaaaaaggcgcTTAGAAGGTGAACCAACATTCCGAAGCTTGCTTTGGTATGATGAAACACTGTACGCTGAGCTTCTTGGAAAACCACGTGGATTTCAACAGCAGTCTAATTTCTATCCTGGTTTCCAAGGAAGATTAAAATATAATGCATTCTGTGAGTTACAGACTTACCATGATCAATTAGTTGAATTACTTgaagaaacaaaaagggaaaagaattCATACTATGTATTCTTAAAGTACAAACGACAGGTTAATGAATGTGAAGCCATAATGGAGCATTGTTCTGATTGctttgacttttctctttctgttccatTTACTTGTGGAGTTAACTTTGGAGATAATTTAGAAGACCTGGAAATCTTAAgaaaaagtactttaaagttGATCAGTGCATGTGAGGACTCTCCTAAAGTTCATTCGTATCCAGGAAAACAGGACCATCTGTGGATTATAATAGAAATGATATCCTCAAAGGTTAATTTTATTAAGAGCAACGAGGCggtatgtattaaaatatctctttATGGTCTGGAACATATCTTTTTTGATGCTGCAAAAAATCTTGTTtggaaagagaaaacacaatCCTTCAGCAAAAAATACTCACAAAAGGAGGACAAAGAAAGGCTACTCAGAGTGAATAAATGTGCTTTTTCTAAGTTGCAGAAGATATATGATACTTTGTCTAAGGATTTAAACAATGAGCCAATTTCCCCTGTTGGGCTTGAGGAGGATACTATAATTGCCTCCAGAAAATCAGATCATCCAATAAACAAAGCAACCATTGGCATAGAAAATTCTAAGTTTAGCAGTAGTTTGCTTACACACCCAGATATTTATTGTATTAGTGAGATATTGGATCAAGCTGAATTTGCAGACCTTAAAAAATTACAAGATCTCACCTTGAGATGTACAGAtcacttagaaattttaaaaaaatactttcaaatgcTACAAGATGACAACATGGATAATATTTTTAtcacagaagaaaatgttttagacGTGGTGAAAAACCACAGCCATGAGGCTATACTTTTAAAGCCTGAAGCTATTGAAATGTATATTGAAATCGTCATGGTCTCAGAAACAATTCACTTTCTTAAAAACTCAATAGCAAAGAAACTAGACAAACAGAGGTTTCGAGGTATGCTTTGGTTTGATTTGTCACTTCTTCCTGAGCTGGTTCAGTGCCAAGaaaaaatgacttctttttcatttcttaaagatAACTCAACAGATGTTTGCCTTTGGAAAGTGATAGAGAGTGCTATTTCCGAACTTAAGAAAGATCTGGATATTATCTACAAATATGATGAAGCTGTTAATCGCTCATATGCTATTCATTTGCTCTCAAGAGAACTTCAAgaactttcagaaataaaaaagcttCTGAAGAACTCCAAGTATTTTATTTCCACATATATTGACTTTGTGCCATATATAACATCCATAAATTACGGAAGCACCATGATGGAGTTAGAATACAACTACAATCAATTTTCTACACTGCTGAAGAATGTAATGTCTGCCCCTAGGAAAGATTTAGGAAAAATGGCCCATATTATGAAAGTCATGAAAACGATTGAACATATGAAGATTATATGTGCTAAAAATGCTGAACtaactatttccttttttctatgcCACATGCTGTATAATGGAAGGAAGATTTTACAgctgaagagaaaagaaaaaatgaatattcatgTTGTAAAACCTGGAGGAAATAACAATAAATTTGGTATTTCTATGATGGTGCCCCCAATATCAGAGTgcataaacaaaaacatttcaaattccTCTAAAAAACGACCTAGCACTGTAGACAAATGTGAAGACTCTCAGGAACAACAGAAAAATACTACTATTTCCAGTTGTAAAAAACTAAAG GTAGACATGAAAGGTGTCAcaaaaatcaacagagaaaatgCAACATTCAAGCATCCAAG GACTACAGGATCTCATCcccaaagtgaaaacaaaatagTGTCAAGTTCATCtaacaatctgaaaagaaatcaTTTAACGTCAAAAAAGGTTGAAATGCAAAGATCACTACCTGGCTCACTTTTACCCTTAGAGAACccaaaagacacttgcacatcaAAGTCAGAAAGCAAAATAGACTTAACTGTTTCATCTGATGCGCCAGACCACTTCACTGGAAAACAGGAAAATTTAAATAGCATGAGGAAAAGAAATGTGAACTTTAGTGCTGTGGAAACAAAAAGTGATGAGAAAGATTGTGCTGCTTTTGCAATTTGTGACCAAAAAAGTACACATGGCACATTTTCCCCAGGCCATGAGATACTTTTGCAGAAATGTCTTAAAAATTCCCCAGATCCCTCCCAAAACTCCTGCCTTTCTGATATAAACCCAGAAACTGATGTTTCTCTTGTGCCTGATGCATCGGTGCTCTCAAAGCCAATTTTCTGTCTTGTGAAAGATATCCATACTGATCTAGAAATGAATGACACAGTCTTCGAACTTCAAGATGATGATACAGTAAATTCATCTATTAAAAATTCCTCATGCATGACTTCTCCAGAACCCATTTGTATCCAGAACAAAATTCCTGCTCTGCAGATCAACAAACTAGAGCCTGCAGAAACTGAGTCAGAGGACAAATACATGAAGAATACATTGAATCCCAATACTGTGCATACTTTTGGAGCATCTGGACATATAACCCTTAATGTGAATCAAGGAGCAGAGTACTCTCTTTCTGAACAACAGAATGACAAAACTTCAAAAGTCTTAATGCAGAATGCTGCCACATATTGGAATGAACTTCCACAGTCTGCATGTACCCCAACATATAATTCTTCTGAGCATTTATTTGGAACTTCATATCCATACTCTGCTTGGTGTGTTTATCATTATAGCAGCAGCAATGGCAATGGCATTACCCAGACATACCAAGGGATAACATCATATGAACTACAGTCACCTCCTTCTGGGCTGTTGACCACAGTTGCAAGTGGTCAGGGTGCACAGTGTGCCCAGGGCGCACATTCTAATCTTCTGTACTctcaatattttacttattttgctggGGAGCCACAAGCAAATGGCTTTGTGCCAGTGAATGGGTATTTTCAATCTCATATACCTGCTTATAATTTTCAGCAGCCAGTTTTTTCACAATATGCTTCTCATCAGCCATTACCACAAACTACATACCCTTACCTTCCTAATCGAGATGTGCCTCCAGAAGTTCCTTGGGTTTATG